From a region of the Besnoitia besnoiti strain Bb-Ger1 chromosome I, whole genome shotgun sequence genome:
- a CDS encoding zinc finger protein 36 family 3 protein (encoded by transcript BESB_009670) translates to MSLPENASAAVDAEKEMQPSEVAADQGAGAHEVSAAPEVFAAPEVSATPEVSATPEVSATPEVSATPEVSAAPEVSAAPEVSATPEVSATPEVSAAPEVSAAPEVSATPEVSATPEVSAGPEISATPEVSATPEVSATPEVSATPEVSAGPEIYSTPEVSAAPEVSAGPEISATPEVSATPEVSATPGVSAGPEISATPEVSATPEVSAAPEVSAGPEVSAGPEVSAGSEVSAASEVSAAPEVSASAEVSAACKVSAASGATLTSPSMKPAQASMPAGDPATPSAAAASRASPQRRSAPTSPASGPKRVMPTLIGLGRQEPPLLEGGTNAMPSEAPLEEQAGAEDEKASSDAANQAATAAAQDIADAVRPWRRTELPDGWCGSGRTVLLPTSTPVPADTWRYAGPDCKVVMTRVRRYPLAEAPLREQLNVARERGGLIGAVKAAAAGEGHCAVRTEDFCGWAEQTICGCEPAQEYPVVEIRTSDVSSLPQSIPAPLPRTGQIADTQSLHSSRSSLSLVAGEVAALEPRFSVSLSLKAGSEARGEQASRDSASSERLAKSELERLSSAGDAGSQETVPEPEPAAEAEVA, encoded by the exons ATGTCCCTCCCGGAGaacgcctctgcggccgttGACGCCGAGAAAGAGATGCAGCCCAGCGAGGTCGCCGCCGAccagggcgccggcgcgcacgaggtctccgcggcgcccgaagtcttcgcggcgcccgaggtctccgcgacgcccgaggtctccgcgacgcccgaggtctccgcgacgcccgaagtctccgcgacgcccgaggtctccgcggcgcccgaggtctccgcggcgcccgaggtctccgcgacgcccgaagtctccgcgacgcccgaggtctccgcggcgcccgaggtctccgcggcgcccgaagtctccgcgacgcccgaggtctccgcgacgcccgagGTCTCCGCCGGGCCCGAAatctccgcgacgcccgaggtctccgcgacgcccgaagtctccgcgacgcccgaggtctccgcgacgcccgagGTCTCCGCCGGGCCCGAAATCTACTCGACGCccgaggtctccgcggcgcccgaggtCTCCGCCGGGCCCGAAatctccgcgacgcccgaggtctccgcgacacccgaggtctccgcgacgcccggGGTCTCCGCCGGGCCCGAAatctccgcgacgcccgaggtctccgcgacgcccgaagtctccgcggcgcccgaggtctccgccgggcccgaggtctccgccgggcccgaggtctccgccgggtccgaggtctccgcggcgtccgaggtctccgcggcgcccgaggtctccgcgtcggccgaggtctccgcggcgtgcaAAGTCTCCGCGGCATCAGGGGCGACCCTCACCAGCCCGAGCATGAAGCCTGCGCAGGCTTCGATGCCGGCGGGGGATCCCGCGACGCcaagcgcggctgcggcctcgcgcgcctccccccaGAGGAGGTCGGCGCCCACCAGCCCCGCCTCCGGCCCCAAGCGCGTGATGCCCACGCTGATTGGCCTCGGCAGGCAAGAGCCGCCACTTCTTGAGGGCGGCACGAATGCAATGCCTTCAGAAGCGCCGCTCGAGgagcaggcgggcgccgaggatGAGAAGGCGTCTTCTGACGCCGCCAACCAggctgcgacggcggccgcccaGGACATCGCAGACGCTGTGAGACCCTGGAGAAGAACGGAGCTCCCCGACGGATGGTGCGGCTCCGGCCGCACTGTGCTTCTCCCGACGTCCACTCCGGTTCCTGCGGACACCTGGAG atACGCGGGCCCCGACTGCAAGGTGGTGATGACGCGCGTCCGTCGCTACCCtctcgccgaggcgccgctcaGGGAACAGCTCAACGTCGCCcgggagcgaggcggcctcATCGGCGCTGTGaaagcagctgccgccggcg AGGGGCACTGCGCTGTGCGCACAGAAGACTTCTGCGGCTGGGCGGAGCAAACGATTTGCGGCTGCGAGCCAGCTCAGGAGTACCCAGTCGTCGAGATTCGCACCTCCGACGTGAGCAGCCTTCCGCAGTCGAttcccgcgccgctgcctcgaaCGGGGCAGATCGCCGACACGCAGAGTCTCCactcctcgcgcagcagcctctcgctcgtcgccggcgaggtGGCCGCCTTGGAgccgcgcttctccgtctcgctgtcgctgaaAGCTGGCtcggaggcgcggggcgaacaggcctcgcgcgactcGGCGAGCAGTGAGCGGCTCGCCAAGAGCGAACTTGAAcgcctctccagcgccggcgacgccggttCCCAGGAAACAGTCCCCGAGCCTGAGCCCGCAGCTGAGGCGGAGGTGGCGTGA